A single Gammaproteobacteria bacterium DNA region contains:
- the rpmJ gene encoding 50S ribosomal protein L36, with protein sequence MKVRSSVKAICEHCKVIRRRGVVRVICARNPRHKQRQG encoded by the coding sequence ATGAAAGTGCGGAGCAGCGTGAAGGCCATCTGCGAGCACTGCAAGGTGATCCGCAGGCGTGGCGTCGTCCGCGTCATCTGCGCACGCAACCCCCGCCACAAGCAGCGGCAGGGTTAG
- the rpsD gene encoding 30S ribosomal protein S4 codes for MARYTGPVCKLCRREGQKLFLKGLKCYTEKCPIERRAYPPGQHGPSQARRRKRSDYALQLREKQKTKRIYGLHEKQFRNLFNRAAHQSGVTGENLLVALERRLDNVVFRLGFAASRSQARQLVRHRHVEVNGRIVDVPSYAVEGGDDIAIKARSRDLLPVQASLESRVRPDTAEWLAVDDKTRVGRVLRLPTRQDVPMAVQEQLIVELYSK; via the coding sequence ATGGCGCGGTACACCGGACCTGTTTGCAAGCTTTGCCGTCGGGAGGGGCAGAAGCTCTTCCTGAAGGGCCTGAAATGCTACACGGAGAAGTGTCCGATCGAGCGCAGGGCCTATCCGCCCGGCCAGCACGGTCCCTCACAGGCCCGTCGCCGGAAACGGTCCGACTACGCGCTCCAGTTGCGCGAAAAGCAGAAGACCAAGCGAATCTACGGGCTGCACGAAAAGCAGTTCCGCAACCTGTTCAACAGGGCGGCACACCAGTCGGGCGTGACCGGGGAGAACCTGCTGGTGGCCCTCGAGCGACGCCTGGACAACGTCGTCTTCCGGCTCGGTTTCGCAGCGAGTCGCAGCCAGGCGCGTCAGCTGGTCCGTCACCGCCACGTGGAAGTGAACGGCCGCATCGTGGACGTACCCAGCTATGCGGTGGAAGGCGGGGACGATATCGCGATCAAGGCCAGGTCGCGGGACCTGCTCCCGGTTCAGGCCAGCCTCGAGTCGCGCGTCCGTCCCGACACAGCCGAATGGCTGGCGGTCGACGACAAGACGCGGGTCGGGCGGGTGCTGCGGCTCCCAACCCGCCAGGACGTGCCGATGGCCGTTCAGGAGCAGTTGATCGTGGAGCTTTACTCGAAGTGA
- the map gene encoding type I methionyl aminopeptidase, with protein sequence MIRLKSEPEIAEIARGGAIIGELLGVLEDVVRPGVTTGELDRLCEDFIRSHDGAVPAFKGLYGFPGAVCTSTNAEVVHGIPSPRRVLQDGDIVSVDVGVRLNGWCSDSASTFTVGDVDAATRRLLEITREALARAIAAAVPGNHVGDIGAAVEGTVRGTGFAVVRDLVGHGVGREVHEAPQVPNFGRPGQGPRLLDGMVLAIEPMLTAGAGSIRTLDDGWTVVTRDGSPSAHFEHTVAVTGRRARVLTASPHPVPAST encoded by the coding sequence GTGATTCGACTGAAGAGCGAACCCGAGATCGCCGAAATCGCCCGGGGTGGAGCCATCATCGGCGAACTCCTCGGCGTTCTGGAAGATGTCGTGCGTCCCGGTGTAACGACGGGCGAACTCGACCGCCTGTGCGAGGATTTCATCCGCTCCCACGACGGGGCGGTTCCGGCGTTCAAGGGGCTGTACGGTTTCCCGGGCGCCGTGTGCACGTCGACCAATGCGGAGGTCGTGCACGGGATTCCCAGCCCGCGCCGCGTCCTGCAGGACGGCGACATCGTTTCGGTGGATGTAGGGGTCAGGCTCAACGGGTGGTGCTCCGATTCGGCGAGCACATTCACGGTGGGGGACGTGGACGCGGCGACGCGCCGGTTGCTGGAGATCACGAGGGAGGCGCTGGCCCGGGCCATCGCGGCAGCCGTGCCGGGCAACCATGTCGGTGACATCGGCGCGGCTGTGGAAGGCACCGTTCGCGGGACCGGATTTGCCGTCGTCCGCGACCTGGTGGGCCATGGTGTGGGGCGGGAGGTGCACGAAGCGCCTCAGGTGCCCAACTTCGGACGTCCCGGACAGGGTCCGCGACTGCTCGACGGAATGGTCCTGGCGATCGAGCCCATGCTCACGGCCGGGGCCGGGTCCATCCGCACCCTCGACGACGGATGGACCGTGGTGACGAGAGATGGTTCCCCCTCCGCCCATTTCGAGCACACCGTAGCCGTCACCGGAAGGCGGGCACGCGTGCTGACCGCTTCGCCACACCCGGTGCCCGCCTCCACATGA
- a CDS encoding DNA-directed RNA polymerase subunit alpha, whose product MEIDLTGLVLPEHVEVTGFSDNGKTAEFVIQPLERGYGYTLGNSVRRALVSSLRGAAIWAFRIEGVVHEHQTIQGVVEDVHQVIQNLKALVLTLDEDVDEAKLTVHVDAAGPVSAADINAPAAVEILDPDQHILTLEGDRSLSMELYVNKGRGFVLSDQHPRPEGSPVDLVPIDAIYNPVRRANFTVEETRVGERTDFDRLSFRVETDGSVRPEQAMANAAGLVRRYLEYMLNFSVNGAPEPPAPGTVPLPARIRMQLARPIEEVTEISVRSRNSLQKENLRTLGDLVRRTEKQILNIDNFGQKSMEELLAFLDEHSIELGMSLTTGPDGEWFLAQEEAASGGGEPSDD is encoded by the coding sequence GTGGAGATCGATCTGACCGGGCTCGTACTTCCCGAGCACGTCGAAGTGACGGGCTTCAGCGACAACGGAAAGACCGCCGAGTTCGTCATTCAGCCGCTGGAGCGCGGCTATGGCTACACGCTGGGGAATTCCGTTCGGCGGGCTCTGGTTTCGTCGTTGCGGGGTGCGGCCATCTGGGCATTCCGCATAGAAGGCGTCGTGCACGAGCACCAGACCATCCAGGGTGTGGTGGAGGACGTGCATCAGGTCATTCAGAACCTCAAGGCGCTGGTGCTCACCCTCGACGAGGATGTGGACGAAGCCAAGCTCACCGTTCATGTGGATGCCGCGGGACCGGTTTCGGCGGCCGACATCAACGCGCCGGCTGCCGTTGAGATACTCGATCCGGACCAGCACATCCTGACGCTCGAGGGCGACCGCAGCCTGAGCATGGAGCTGTACGTCAACAAGGGCCGTGGTTTCGTGCTCTCCGACCAGCACCCGCGCCCGGAGGGATCTCCCGTCGACCTGGTGCCGATCGATGCGATCTACAATCCGGTGCGGCGTGCCAACTTCACGGTCGAGGAAACCCGGGTCGGCGAGCGCACGGACTTCGACCGGCTGTCGTTCAGAGTGGAGACCGACGGGTCCGTTCGCCCCGAGCAGGCGATGGCCAACGCCGCGGGGCTGGTGCGCAGGTATCTCGAGTACATGCTGAACTTCAGTGTCAATGGGGCTCCCGAGCCGCCCGCGCCCGGGACGGTCCCGTTGCCCGCGCGCATCCGGATGCAACTTGCGCGCCCCATCGAGGAAGTGACGGAAATCTCGGTGCGATCGCGCAACTCGCTGCAGAAGGAGAACCTCCGCACCCTCGGAGACCTCGTGCGGCGCACCGAGAAGCAGATCCTCAACATCGACAACTTCGGCCAGAAGTCGATGGAAGAACTCCTCGCTTTTCTCGACGAACACTCCATCGAACTCGGAATGTCGCTGACGACGGGCCCGGACGGAGAGTGGTTCCTGGCCCAGGAAGAAGCCGCCTCGGGTGGCGGGGAACCGTCCGATGACTAG
- a CDS encoding adenylate kinase — MIAVFLGPPGAGKGTQSAKLIRDVGFRKIATGDLLRAARQAGTELGEAARRYMDAGELVPDEVIVALVEDTLGGYPADAPILFDGFPRTLPQARALDDALARTGRAVERVVVLDVPEQVVLRRIGGRRISPNGRVYNIHDDPPRVDGVCDETGEPLIHREDDRPQTILRRLRVYEAQTEPIIAYYEEGAPPVARLDGTQGIEETYRSVRAALRRMPAGETEPRCNGTK; from the coding sequence ATGATCGCCGTTTTCCTCGGTCCCCCCGGTGCCGGCAAGGGCACGCAGAGCGCGAAACTCATCCGCGATGTGGGCTTTCGCAAGATCGCCACCGGAGATCTGCTGCGCGCCGCGCGCCAGGCGGGCACCGAACTGGGTGAGGCGGCCCGGCGCTACATGGATGCCGGCGAGCTGGTTCCGGACGAGGTCATCGTCGCGCTGGTGGAGGACACTCTCGGGGGGTATCCCGCGGACGCGCCGATTCTCTTCGACGGCTTTCCCCGCACGCTGCCCCAGGCGCGGGCGCTGGACGACGCCCTCGCGCGCACGGGACGGGCCGTGGAGCGCGTCGTCGTCCTGGATGTGCCGGAGCAGGTCGTGCTGCGCAGAATCGGTGGGCGCCGCATCAGCCCGAACGGGCGGGTCTACAACATTCACGACGATCCTCCGCGGGTAGACGGTGTCTGCGACGAGACCGGAGAGCCGCTGATCCATCGGGAGGACGATCGTCCACAGACGATCCTGCGCCGTCTCCGGGTCTACGAGGCGCAGACGGAACCAATCATCGCGTACTACGAGGAAGGGGCGCCGCCGGTGGCGCGCCTGGACGGCACGCAGGGCATCGAAGAGACGTACCGGTCGGTTCGGGCGGCGTTGCGGCGCATGCCGGCGGGTGAGACTGAACCGAGGTGCAACGGAACCAAGTGA
- the secY gene encoding preprotein translocase subunit SecY yields MANPIPNLFRVPELKQKILFTLFILLVYRLGAHITVPGLDVNILRQQFGQLSNTLFGIYDMFVGGGLSRATILALGIMPYISASIMFQLLSAVVPTIEKLQKEGEQGRKKLTQWTRYTTVVLSIIQAYGYAVFLSSIPGAVRTPGLLFMFTTVVALTVGAVFVMWLGEQITEHGIGNGMSLLIFFSIIEGFPAAIGRTWESFVVGEISVVGLAALGAVVVGVTAGVVAMTMASRKIPVQIPRKVMGRGRIREGQKSFVPLRVNSAGVMPIIFAQSFIIVPGTLAAFSSAGFLREISDLFQPGSWLYYGSYSLLILFFTYFYTAIIFNPVDLAENLKKQGAFIPGVKPGARTAEYIDRILTRITLPGSIYLAIIALLPFWIFDWFNIQTFFFGGTSLLIVVGVGLDTVQQAQQHLLLRHYDGFMKKGRVKMRGRGRYV; encoded by the coding sequence ATGGCGAACCCGATTCCCAATCTGTTCCGGGTCCCGGAACTCAAGCAGAAGATCCTCTTCACGCTGTTCATCCTTCTCGTCTACAGGCTGGGGGCGCACATCACCGTGCCCGGCCTCGACGTGAACATCCTGCGCCAGCAGTTCGGGCAGCTGAGCAACACGCTGTTCGGGATCTACGACATGTTCGTGGGGGGCGGTCTCAGCCGGGCCACCATCCTGGCGCTCGGCATCATGCCCTATATCTCCGCCTCAATCATGTTCCAGCTGCTTTCCGCGGTGGTTCCCACGATCGAGAAGCTGCAGAAGGAGGGGGAACAGGGGCGCAAGAAGCTCACCCAGTGGACGCGCTACACGACGGTCGTGCTGTCCATCATCCAGGCCTACGGCTACGCGGTGTTCCTGTCCAGCATTCCCGGCGCCGTGCGCACCCCCGGCCTGCTGTTCATGTTCACCACCGTCGTTGCGCTCACCGTCGGCGCCGTCTTCGTCATGTGGCTGGGAGAGCAGATTACCGAACACGGCATCGGCAACGGCATGTCGCTGCTGATCTTCTTCTCCATCATCGAGGGATTCCCGGCGGCGATCGGCCGGACCTGGGAGTCGTTCGTGGTCGGAGAGATCAGCGTGGTCGGCCTCGCGGCGCTGGGTGCCGTGGTCGTGGGGGTGACCGCGGGTGTGGTGGCGATGACCATGGCGTCCCGCAAGATCCCGGTTCAGATACCACGCAAGGTGATGGGGCGCGGGCGCATCCGCGAAGGCCAGAAGAGCTTCGTGCCGCTGCGCGTGAACTCGGCCGGCGTCATGCCGATCATCTTCGCACAGTCGTTCATCATCGTGCCGGGCACGCTCGCGGCCTTCTCGAGCGCCGGCTTTCTGCGCGAGATCTCGGACCTCTTCCAGCCGGGGAGCTGGCTCTACTACGGGAGCTACTCGCTCCTGATCCTCTTCTTCACCTACTTCTACACCGCCATCATCTTCAATCCCGTGGATCTGGCGGAGAACCTGAAGAAGCAGGGGGCCTTCATCCCCGGGGTCAAGCCGGGCGCGCGCACCGCCGAGTACATCGACAGAATCCTGACCCGCATCACTCTTCCGGGCTCGATCTACCTTGCCATCATCGCGCTGCTGCCCTTCTGGATCTTCGACTGGTTCAACATCCAGACCTTCTTCTTCGGGGGCACCAGCCTGCTGATCGTGGTCGGGGTGGGGCTGGACACCGTCCAGCAGGCCCAGCAACACCTGCTTCTTCGCCACTACGACGGCTTCATGAAGAAGGGGAGGGTCAAAATGCGGGGCCGGGGGCGCTACGTCTGA
- the rpsM gene encoding 30S ribosomal protein S13 — protein MARIAGVDLPRNKRVAVALTYIYGVGPTRAREILDATGVDPDKRTFNLSDEDVSRLRRQIETELKVEGALRTEVSMNIKRLMDIGCYRGLRHRRGLPVRGQRTHTNARTHKGRRRAIAGKKKAPRK, from the coding sequence GTGGCACGAATCGCAGGTGTCGATCTTCCGCGAAACAAGCGCGTCGCAGTCGCGCTCACCTACATCTACGGGGTCGGACCCACCCGCGCCAGGGAGATTCTGGACGCGACCGGCGTGGATCCCGACAAGCGCACCTTCAACCTCAGCGACGAGGATGTCAGCCGGCTGCGCAGGCAGATCGAGACCGAGCTGAAGGTCGAGGGCGCGCTCAGAACCGAGGTGTCGATGAACATCAAGCGGCTGATGGACATCGGCTGCTACCGGGGATTGCGCCATCGCCGGGGACTGCCCGTTAGAGGGCAGAGAACTCACACGAACGCCCGCACCCACAAAGGCCGCCGCCGGGCCATCGCCGGCAAGAAGAAGGCGCCGAGGAAGTAG
- the rpsK gene encoding 30S ribosomal protein S11 has product MAKGKKPARVRRTKKVVEAEGVAHIKATFNNTIITITDSAGNTVVWSSAGKAGFKGSKKSTPFAATVAAEQAGREAVSLGVRRVSVRVQGPGSGRESAIQALYAAGLHIMAIEDVTPLPHNGCRPPKKRRV; this is encoded by the coding sequence GTGGCAAAGGGAAAAAAGCCGGCACGGGTTCGGCGTACGAAGAAGGTCGTGGAAGCCGAGGGTGTGGCACACATCAAGGCGACCTTCAACAACACGATCATCACCATCACCGATTCGGCGGGCAATACGGTCGTCTGGTCGAGTGCCGGCAAGGCGGGGTTCAAGGGCTCCAAGAAGTCGACTCCCTTCGCCGCAACGGTCGCTGCCGAGCAGGCCGGCCGGGAGGCCGTGAGCCTCGGAGTCCGGCGCGTCAGCGTGCGCGTCCAGGGTCCGGGCTCGGGCCGCGAGTCGGCCATACAGGCACTCTATGCGGCAGGGCTGCACATCATGGCCATCGAGGACGTCACCCCGCTGCCGCACAACGGCTGCCGGCCACCCAAGAAGCGCCGGGTATAG